The DNA sequence GGGTCTTGGCGGCCTCGAGGGCGCCGTTCCGGCGAAAGGCCAGGACGATCCCGTCCCGCTCCTCCGGCCGGTCCCATTGGAAGGCGGCCCAGGATTCGTCAGAGGTCGAGTACTCCGTCAGCGGGTAGTAATCGGCGGCGAAGAAGGGCCGCAAGGCTTTGAATTCGGCGATGTCGGCGAGCGCCGCGGCGAGGTCGAAGGCGGGCGCGTTGACCGTCCCGTTGACGTTCCAGGCCAGCACGGTAGCGCCGGACATGGCGCTCCGAAAGGCGTATCGCCGCGGATCGTTGTTCCCCGTGCCGCTGAAAGGGACATACAATTGCAGCCCGTAGGTATGGCCTTGCTCCCCGTTGGGCTCGCAGGGCTGGGAGTCCGTCCGCCACAGCGGGATGCTGCGGCTGATCGTCTCGAGGTCGATGCGGCGCCCGCCGCCGGCGCAGTTGTCGATCAGCAGCCCGGGGACTTTGGTCAGAAGCGCGTCCCAATAAGCATAAAGCCCTTCGATGTGCCGGATCTCGGCGATCCCCACCCTGTCCGGGGCGTCGAGCGTCCGCCAATAGGGCAGGGCGTTGATATTGAAATCCTGGCGATAGATGGTGACGCCTTCCGCGAGCAGGAGCTTCGAGACGTGATCGATCATCCAGGCTCGGGCTTCCGGATTTCCCAGGTTGAAGACCCGGTCGGGGTTGTCCGGCAGGCGGATCAGCCATTCGGGATGCTCTCGGTCGAGCCGGGTCCCTTCGTAAACCCGTTCGGGCTCGAACCAGAGGACGAAGCGCTTGCCTTTGCTGCGGGCGGCGTCCCCGATCGGTTTGAGGCCGCGCGGAAACCGCTTCTTGTCGGGGGACCAGGTGCCGACGCCGTCCCACCAACTGGGGCTCGCGTTTTCGTACCATCCGGCGTCGATCCAGAAAGCCTCGGGCTCGAGGCCGAACTGGCCGAGCCGGTCTATCATGGACAGGACATAGCCTTCCGTGGCGCAGGTGTATTCGTTGCAGGGGGCCGGCCCGCCGAAGCCGACGCCGTGGGAAAGGGGAGGCTCGACGAGCTTGCCGTTCGGCCGCGGCGAGTGATGAGCCAGGACGAAGCGGCGGAACAGGTTGTGACCGTCGAACCGATCGGCTCCTTTCCAGAAGAGCAGGCACATCGAAGGCGAGCGCACTTCCTCCCCCGGGTGCAGGCGGAAATGGGTCGTTTCCA is a window from the Candidatus Aminicenantes bacterium genome containing:
- a CDS encoding alpha-galactosidase; the protein is MRSKIGLVFVATIALALSAAAAGFDPAAAHDKAGRDKFVAAHIDRPEEAPFSFVYGGRPSSALLAKWPSTTETKTDGLKTLTTVVYTDPATRLRVTVVYTLYSDYPAVEWVVRFKNEGRADSPIIENILISALRFDDWPAGPATLHRARGSDALRTDFAPLADILTDGSEVAFGTRGGRSSDAALPFFNIAAPSRGVMAAVGWTGRWKAMVKKPAASQVSLDAGMETTHFRLHPGEEVRSPSMCLLFWKGADRFDGHNLFRRFVLAHHSPRPNGKLVEPPLSHGVGFGGPAPCNEYTCATEGYVLSMIDRLGQFGLEPEAFWIDAGWYENASPSWWDGVGTWSPDKKRFPRGLKPIGDAARSKGKRFVLWFEPERVYEGTRLDREHPEWLIRLPDNPDRVFNLGNPEARAWMIDHVSKLLLAEGVTIYRQDFNINALPYWRTLDAPDRVGIAEIRHIEGLYAYWDALLTKVPGLLIDNCAGGGRRIDLETISRSIPLWRTDSQPCEPNGEQGHTYGLQLYVPFSGTGNNDPRRYAFRSAMSGATVLAWNVNGTVNAPAFDLAAALADIAEFKALRPFFAADYYPLTEYSTSDESWAAFQWDRPEERDGIVLAFRRNGALEAAKTLALHGLDPGADYEVSFEDYGLVVVKSGRELRTGLALKIPQADTSLLVKYRRIK